The Dehalococcoidia bacterium genome contains the following window.
TCGACGGCACAGGCAGCGATCCTGTTAAGGACGCGGCCGTAGTCGTCAAGGACGGACGAATCTCGGAGGTGACCACTCAGGACAAGCTCCAGATTGGCGAGCGCGAAGATGTCGACGTAATCGACGTTGCCGGCGGCACGCTGATGCCCGGCTTCATCGAGATGCACTCCCACATCCACTGTAGCGCCCAGGCTGACGCCTACACGCACATCACCACCGAGAGTAACGAGACCTTTATCATGCGCGGGACCAAGGCAGTTCGAGCTGCCCTCAGTTCCGGCGTAACAACGATGCGCGACCTGGGAAGCAGGAACCAGGTAATTCTCCCAATCAAGTCTGCCATCGAGAACAACATCATTCCCGGCCCCAGGCTGATTGCCGCCGGTACTCCCATAACGACTACAGGCGGTCACTGCAACATGTTCGGCACGGAAGCCGACACCGCCGATGAGGTTGTCACCGCGATTCGGAATCAGTTCAAGCTCGGCGCGGACTGCATTAAGGTCATGTCCACCGGCGGCGGGTTTACGCCGGGCACAAACGTCCGGGCGCCACAGTACCCGGTAGAGACCCTGAAGGCTGCGGTCACTGACGCCGAACGACTTGGTCTCCGAGTTGCCGCTCACTGCCACGCCTCAGCCGGAGTCAGGAACTGCGTGGATGCGGGAATCCACAACCTGATCCACTGCTCGTGGCTCGCCGAAAACGAAGAGGATATGTACGACTACGATACCGACTACGCCGACATGATCGCGGAGAAGGGTATCTACGTCGATCCCACCCTCGCGCTCGGACGGTTGAATGCCTTGCGTGGCCGTGTCAGGGCTGGCGGTGGACAGGGCATGGGTGACCCTGCACGGCGATTCGAGATTCTGAGAGACATGTGGGACCGTGGCGTGAAGTTCGTGACCGGAATGGACTCCGGGATGACCAACGCCAACTTCGACGACTTCGCGTACATCCCCCAGGTCATGGTCGAAGAGATGCACATCTCCCCGATGGAGGCGATCGTCTGCTCAACTCAGACCTCGGCAGAGTGCCTGGGCCTGGAAGACGAGATTGGTACGCTCGAGGCAGGCAAGTCTGCCGACGTCGTGATAGTCAACGGAGATCCATCGGAGGACATCACTGCGCTTCACAACGTCAACACGATCGTTACGCAGGGCGCAGTCGCCAAACGAGACAACGAGCTTCTCATCTAGTCCCAGTCCTGGTCGGCCCGGGACGGATGGCATGTCCTCAAAAATGAGGATAGGTTCGGCATTCGCTGCCTTAATCCTGCTCGTCTTCCTGTCGTGCGGCGGAAGCACAACGGAGCCTCCCACGCCTCAGCCTTCACCGACTGCCCAAGTGAAGGCTGCCGCTCCGGTAGCTACGGCAACCTCACTACCCGCTCCTACTGCAACACCTATCTCGCCTACTGCGGTTCCAACTCCGATACCGCCCGCCAGCACGCTAGTCCCTCCTGATCCCACGGCTACCACGATGCCGGTCCAGCAGGCGGTGCATTCGACACCAGCTCCTTCTCCCCCATTCCGACAGTCGCCCCACAGTCAGCACAGACGTCTCCAACTCCTCCCAACGTTATCGGACTCGAGCCTCCCGGTCGCATACCCGCTCCGGCACCGGTCGGTCTCGACGGTTGGGTAAATTCCGAGCCACTTACTGTGTCCGACTTCGCGGACAAGATCATCCTGTTCGACTTCTGGACGTACACCTGCGTGAACTGCGTACGCACCCTGCCCTACCTTCAGGACTGGCACGAAAAGTACGCGGACCTGGGTCTGCTGATCGTCGGGGTCCACACTCCGGAGTTCGACTTCGAGAAGCTGCCCGAAAACGTCGCCGCTGCTGTCGCCGACCTCGGCGTCGGGTACGCCGTAGCCCAGGACAACGAGCGCATGACCTGGAACGCATATCGCGTCCAGGCGTGGCCCACCAAGTACATCGTCGACGGCGATGGCTTCGTTCGCTACTACTATCGTGGCGAGGGCGCGTACGCCGACACAGAGCTTGTCATCCGATTCCTGCTGGGGGAGATGGGGCGAGACGTCTCACACATCGACCCGAACACAGAGCCAGATCCCGAGCCCATCGCAGGCACCCAGGCCACCGACTTTGAGAATTTCCTGACAAGGGAGCTCTACGCTGGGACACGTCGCAACATCGACTTCGGTGGTGCGTACATCCTCAATGAGGAATTCTACAACGCAGCCGGTGAAGTTCAGGAGTACACCGATCCCGGCGAGCACAGGAACCATTTCCTGTTCCTGCAGGGGTCGTGGCAGAGCACGGAGGAGAGCCTGGAGTACGCGGCGACCGATTCCAGCTACGAAGGCTACATCGGCTTCCGATTCTTCGCCAACGAGGTGAACGCGGTGCTCAACCACATGCCTGGAGAGTCGTACGACTTCCGCGTAGAGATCGACGGCGGCCCGGTGCCTCAGGCGTCCGCCGGGTCGGACATCCAGTACGACGACGAGGGCAACAGCTACGTCACCGTGGACTCCGCCCGTATGTATCGCCTGATCAGGCAGGCTGACGTCACCTCCCACGACTTGCTGCTCAGGCCCGCAGACGACCGCTTCTCAGTCTTCGCCTTCACCTTCGGAGCCTACGGGGAAGACGGCAACTAGACATGGTCCCACCACTAGTCCAATCCCAAATGGCCTCGATCGCTCAGAATGACGCTTGACGTCCATCGTCATCAAGATCTACACTTCGCACTGTAATGATCCTAGGCTATCGCGATAGGCGAACCGCGCGCTTTGCTGCTGGAGAATTCGTCCCTGCTTTCCAAGGATTTGAACGCCAAGCGGCGAAGAGGCTATCCATACTGAACGCAGCCCCGGCGCTGGACACGTTGAGTGCACTCCCCAGCAATCGGCTGGAGGCCCTCAGAGGATCGAGACGAGGTCAGTACTCGATTCGCATCAGCCGGCAGTGGCGCATTTGCTTCACTTGGTCGGAAGGATCGGGG
Protein-coding sequences here:
- a CDS encoding amidohydrolase family protein, with the translated sequence MKLVLKADRLIDGTGSDPVKDAAVVVKDGRISEVTTQDKLQIGEREDVDVIDVAGGTLMPGFIEMHSHIHCSAQADAYTHITTESNETFIMRGTKAVRAALSSGVTTMRDLGSRNQVILPIKSAIENNIIPGPRLIAAGTPITTTGGHCNMFGTEADTADEVVTAIRNQFKLGADCIKVMSTGGGFTPGTNVRAPQYPVETLKAAVTDAERLGLRVAAHCHASAGVRNCVDAGIHNLIHCSWLAENEEDMYDYDTDYADMIAEKGIYVDPTLALGRLNALRGRVRAGGGQGMGDPARRFEILRDMWDRGVKFVTGMDSGMTNANFDDFAYIPQVMVEEMHISPMEAIVCSTQTSAECLGLEDEIGTLEAGKSADVVIVNGDPSEDITALHNVNTIVTQGAVAKRDNELLI
- a CDS encoding type II toxin-antitoxin system RelE/ParE family toxin; the encoded protein is MILGYRDRRTARFAAGEFVPAFQGFERQAAKRLSILNAAPALDTLSALPSNRLEALRGSRRGQYSIRISRQWRICFTWSEGSGPTDVEIVDYH
- a CDS encoding redoxin domain-containing protein, giving the protein MSDFADKIILFDFWTYTCVNCVRTLPYLQDWHEKYADLGLLIVGVHTPEFDFEKLPENVAAAVADLGVGYAVAQDNERMTWNAYRVQAWPTKYIVDGDGFVRYYYRGEGAYADTELVIRFLLGEMGRDVSHIDPNTEPDPEPIAGTQATDFENFLTRELYAGTRRNIDFGGAYILNEEFYNAAGEVQEYTDPGEHRNHFLFLQGSWQSTEESLEYAATDSSYEGYIGFRFFANEVNAVLNHMPGESYDFRVEIDGGPVPQASAGSDIQYDDEGNSYVTVDSARMYRLIRQADVTSHDLLLRPADDRFSVFAFTFGAYGEDGN